A genomic window from Pyxidicoccus trucidator includes:
- a CDS encoding amidohydrolase, producing METTVYLAERVWTLDAERPMARALAVRDGKLLAVGTRAEVKAAAGPEAREVELGPATVVPGLVDAHAHIHGLGRSLTTARLEKAPSVDEVLRRLAQAPASSFQEDWLLGKGWDQNEWPGAAFPGRAELDAHFPTTPVFLTRVDHHAAWVNGEALRRAGISRDTPDPEGGRILKDARGEPTGVLVDNAMDVVAAAIPPPTREQLETRLRAALERCAQVGLTGVHDAGMDLDAFRLLQEWDAAGTLPLRVYAMAAGQGEERHAYLEQGPWRGQMLAMRSVKFLADGALGSRGAALHEDYCDEAGQRGLLLMAPEELEARARAFMARGFQVCIHAIGDRANTLVLDVLLRASAETGTQALRHRVEHAQILRPEDIHRLGAAGLVASVQPTHATSDMPWAETRLGPERLKGAYAWRSLRDAGAHLALGSDFPIENPDVLAGLYAAVTRQDATGRPEGGWRPEERLTAHEALEGFTVGPAWASFEESRRGRLVPGLDADFVALSADPLEGPARALVEAQVVATVVAGAEVYRAPGTR from the coding sequence GTGGAGACCACGGTCTACCTGGCGGAGCGGGTGTGGACGCTGGACGCGGAGCGGCCGATGGCGCGGGCGCTGGCGGTGCGCGACGGGAAGCTGCTCGCGGTGGGCACGCGCGCCGAGGTGAAGGCCGCGGCGGGGCCGGAAGCGCGCGAGGTGGAGCTGGGGCCCGCCACGGTGGTGCCGGGGCTGGTGGACGCGCACGCGCACATCCATGGCCTGGGGCGCAGCCTGACGACGGCGAGGCTGGAGAAGGCGCCCTCGGTGGACGAGGTGCTGCGCCGGCTGGCCCAGGCTCCGGCCTCCAGCTTCCAGGAGGACTGGCTGCTGGGAAAGGGCTGGGACCAGAACGAGTGGCCGGGCGCCGCGTTCCCCGGGCGGGCGGAGCTGGATGCGCACTTCCCCACCACGCCGGTGTTCCTCACGCGGGTGGACCACCACGCGGCGTGGGTGAATGGCGAGGCGCTGCGGCGCGCGGGAATCTCTCGCGACACGCCGGACCCGGAGGGCGGCCGCATCCTGAAGGACGCGCGGGGCGAGCCCACGGGCGTGCTGGTGGACAACGCCATGGACGTGGTGGCCGCGGCGATTCCGCCGCCCACGCGGGAGCAGTTGGAGACGCGCCTGCGGGCGGCGCTGGAGCGCTGCGCGCAGGTGGGGCTGACGGGCGTGCACGACGCGGGCATGGACCTGGACGCCTTCCGCCTGCTCCAGGAGTGGGACGCGGCCGGCACGCTGCCGCTGCGCGTGTACGCCATGGCGGCGGGGCAGGGCGAGGAGCGACACGCGTACCTGGAGCAGGGACCGTGGCGGGGGCAGATGCTGGCGATGCGCTCGGTGAAGTTCCTGGCGGACGGCGCGCTGGGCAGCCGGGGCGCAGCGCTGCACGAGGACTATTGCGACGAGGCCGGGCAGCGGGGCCTGCTGCTGATGGCGCCGGAGGAGCTGGAGGCGCGGGCCCGGGCCTTCATGGCCAGGGGCTTCCAGGTGTGCATCCATGCCATTGGAGACCGTGCCAATACGTTGGTGCTGGACGTGCTGCTGCGCGCGTCGGCGGAGACGGGCACGCAGGCGCTGCGGCACCGGGTGGAGCACGCGCAGATTCTGAGGCCGGAGGACATCCACCGGCTGGGCGCGGCGGGGCTGGTGGCGAGCGTGCAGCCCACCCACGCCACCAGCGACATGCCGTGGGCGGAGACGCGGCTGGGGCCCGAGCGGCTGAAGGGCGCCTACGCGTGGCGCAGCCTGCGCGACGCGGGGGCGCACCTCGCGCTGGGGAGCGACTTCCCGATTGAGAACCCGGACGTGCTGGCCGGGCTGTACGCGGCCGTCACGCGGCAGGACGCCACCGGCAGGCCGGAGGGCGGGTGGAGGCCCGAGGAGCGGCTGACGGCGCACGAGGCGTTGGAGGGCTTCACGGTGGGCCCGGCGTGGGCGTCGTTCGAGGAGTCGCGACGCGGGCGGCTGGTGCCCGGCCTGGACGCGGACTTCGTGGCGCTGTCCGCGGACCCGCTGGAGGGCCCCGCCCGGGCGCTGGTGGAGGCGCAGGTGGTGGCCACCGTGGTGGCGGGCGCGGAGGTGTACCGCGCGCCCGGGACGCGGTGA
- a CDS encoding glycosyltransferase, translating to MLDVVDVGKRSLATYRDVAPDSQLDELLQLSDRLRGARCMHLSATSYGGGVSEILRSLVPLYNDLGIATDWKLIHGDEAFFQVTKRIHNGLQGAPGELTEQEKAIYLANAQLNASRIVTDSEDYDFIFVHDPQPAVLAAISTLRDARWIWRCHIDTSNPNPSYWEFLAPFLHAYDAAVFTHQDFIPPRLPIRDVHVYAPAIDPLSPKNYPLPVDLARHVLEWIGIRTHRPLVTQVGRFDRWKDPLGVVRAYQRVRPHIPDLQLALVGSLALDDPEGWDVYEEVRAATVGDPLIHVLTNLVGVGNIEVNALQSLSDVVIQKSLREGFGLVVSEAVWKGTPVIGGRVGGIPLQLPEETGGILVDTVEECAEALLRLLRQPEEARLLGERGREHVRENFLMPRLLRDHLRLLDHLATARPLAPRGLAPIPLAQASLPGG from the coding sequence ATGCTGGACGTCGTGGATGTCGGCAAACGTTCGCTCGCGACCTACCGCGACGTCGCTCCCGACTCGCAGCTCGACGAGCTGCTCCAGCTCTCGGACCGCCTGCGCGGCGCGCGCTGCATGCACCTCAGCGCCACCTCGTATGGCGGAGGGGTCTCCGAAATCCTTCGCTCGCTGGTCCCGCTCTACAACGACCTGGGCATCGCCACCGACTGGAAGCTCATCCACGGCGACGAGGCCTTCTTCCAGGTCACCAAGCGCATCCACAACGGGCTCCAGGGAGCGCCCGGCGAGCTCACGGAGCAGGAGAAGGCCATCTACCTGGCCAACGCGCAGCTCAACGCGAGCCGCATCGTCACCGACTCCGAGGACTACGACTTCATCTTCGTCCACGACCCTCAGCCCGCCGTGCTCGCCGCCATCTCCACGCTGCGCGACGCGCGGTGGATATGGCGCTGCCACATCGATACCTCCAACCCCAACCCCAGCTACTGGGAGTTCCTCGCCCCCTTCCTGCACGCCTACGACGCCGCCGTCTTCACCCATCAGGACTTCATCCCGCCCCGGCTGCCCATCCGCGACGTCCACGTCTACGCGCCCGCCATCGACCCGCTCAGTCCCAAGAACTACCCGCTGCCGGTGGACCTCGCCCGGCACGTGCTGGAGTGGATTGGCATCCGCACCCACCGGCCCCTCGTCACGCAGGTGGGCCGCTTCGACCGGTGGAAGGACCCGCTCGGCGTCGTGCGCGCGTACCAGCGCGTGCGCCCCCACATCCCGGACCTGCAGCTCGCGCTCGTCGGCTCGCTCGCCCTGGACGACCCCGAGGGCTGGGACGTGTACGAGGAGGTCCGCGCCGCCACCGTGGGCGACCCCCTCATCCACGTCCTCACCAACCTCGTCGGCGTGGGCAACATCGAGGTCAACGCCCTCCAGTCGCTCTCCGACGTCGTCATCCAGAAGTCGCTGCGCGAGGGCTTCGGCCTCGTCGTCTCCGAGGCCGTGTGGAAGGGCACACCCGTCATCGGCGGGCGCGTGGGCGGCATCCCCCTCCAGCTCCCCGAGGAGACCGGCGGCATCCTCGTGGACACCGTCGAGGAGTGCGCCGAGGCCCTCCTGCGCCTGCTGCGGCAGCCAGAGGAGGCGCGGCTGCTCGGCGAGCGCGGACGCGAGCACGTCCGCGAGAACTTCCTCATGCCCCGGCTGCTCAGGGACCACCTGCGACTGCTGGACCACCTGGCCACCGCGCGGCCCCTGGCTCCGCGCGGCCTCGCCCCCATCCCCCTCGCCCAGGCGAGCCTGCCAGGAGGGTGA
- a CDS encoding NfeD family protein, with the protein MTVRSRRRLHGAALLGVLATVLLAAAPPSEEQSPTERARPTVARCVLDGVVDSGSGDYLADCVARAETEGHVALLVRLDTPGGSLEATRIIVRAFLASRVPVLVWVGPSGAHAGSAGVFITLASNVAAMAPGTNIGAAHPVVGIGGQDPEVAGGKQLARKVENDAVAFVESIARQRGRNAEWAASAVRDSASIPADKARELRVVEHVAASEAEFLAWADGRRVEVAGGDAVRLATADARLVELAPNLSQRAVHALAHPSVVYLLFLVAALGLVVELSHPGAIAPGLIGLVALVLALVASSALPVRTGALVLLLVGCALIVAELFVTSGLLGAAGVVLLTLGGVFLVDRFDPGWFVDRSFHLSWAWVVPTTVALAGAAAYVAYRGAQTRRLPQQGGDAGLVGEQGTALDSVSPEHGEVFVHGERWRATSPAPIRPGAPVVVRRVEGLTLFVDEVKT; encoded by the coding sequence ATGACGGTGCGCTCGCGAAGGAGGCTTCACGGGGCGGCGCTGCTGGGCGTCCTCGCCACGGTGCTGCTCGCGGCGGCGCCCCCCTCCGAGGAGCAGTCACCCACCGAGCGCGCGCGTCCCACCGTGGCCCGCTGCGTGCTGGACGGCGTGGTGGACTCCGGCTCCGGTGACTACCTGGCGGACTGCGTGGCCCGCGCGGAGACGGAGGGCCATGTCGCGCTGCTGGTGCGGCTGGACACGCCCGGCGGCTCGCTGGAGGCCACGCGCATCATCGTCCGCGCCTTCCTCGCGTCGCGCGTGCCGGTGCTCGTCTGGGTGGGGCCCTCCGGCGCGCATGCCGGCAGCGCGGGGGTGTTCATCACACTGGCCTCCAACGTCGCGGCCATGGCGCCCGGCACCAACATCGGCGCCGCGCACCCCGTCGTCGGGATTGGCGGGCAGGACCCGGAGGTGGCCGGGGGCAAGCAACTGGCGCGCAAGGTGGAGAACGACGCCGTCGCCTTCGTGGAGAGCATCGCCAGGCAGCGGGGCCGCAACGCGGAGTGGGCCGCCTCGGCCGTGCGCGACAGCGCCAGCATTCCGGCGGACAAGGCCCGCGAGCTGCGCGTGGTGGAGCATGTGGCCGCCTCCGAGGCGGAGTTCCTCGCCTGGGCCGACGGGCGGCGGGTGGAGGTGGCCGGGGGTGACGCCGTCCGGCTGGCCACCGCGGACGCCCGGCTGGTGGAGCTGGCGCCGAACCTCTCGCAGCGCGCCGTGCACGCGCTCGCGCATCCGTCCGTCGTCTACCTGCTGTTCCTCGTGGCAGCGCTCGGGCTGGTGGTGGAGCTGTCCCACCCGGGGGCGATTGCTCCCGGCCTCATCGGCCTGGTGGCGCTGGTGCTCGCGCTGGTGGCGTCCTCCGCGCTGCCGGTGCGCACCGGGGCGCTGGTGCTGCTGCTGGTGGGCTGTGCCCTCATCGTCGCGGAGTTGTTCGTCACCAGCGGCCTGCTGGGCGCGGCGGGCGTGGTGCTGCTGACGCTGGGCGGCGTGTTCCTCGTGGACCGCTTCGACCCGGGCTGGTTCGTGGACCGCTCGTTCCACCTGTCGTGGGCGTGGGTGGTGCCCACCACCGTCGCGCTGGCGGGCGCCGCCGCCTACGTCGCGTACCGGGGCGCGCAGACACGCCGGCTGCCCCAGCAGGGCGGCGACGCGGGGCTCGTGGGTGAGCAGGGCACCGCGCTCGACTCCGTCAGCCCCGAGCACGGGGAAGTATTCGTCCACGGCGAGCGCTGGCGCGCCACGTCTCCCGCTCCCATCCGTCCCGGCGCCCCGGTGGTGGTACGCCGCGTGGAGGGGCTCACGCTGTTCGTCGACGAGGTGAAGACATGA
- a CDS encoding slipin family protein: MTDLAGLLGVLIPVGILFLLFLSGVRIVNEYQNGVVFRLGRFVGLKRAGFRWLIPFVERMVIIDLRTVARDVPPQDVITRDNVSVKVNAVVYFRVIHADKAVLQVEDFLYATSQLAQTTLRAILGQVELDQLLSERDRVNREIQKVLDAHTDPWGIKVSNVEVKHIDLPVEMQRAIARQAEAERERRAKIIAAEGEHQAAEKLAMAADVLSRNPSSLQLRYLQTLVEITGGGNHTILPIPLDLLRMVGMHRPGVDTSSGERRGNGYGAEQEEGPPAGGLT, from the coding sequence ATGACCGACCTGGCCGGGCTTCTGGGAGTGCTCATCCCCGTGGGCATCCTGTTCCTGCTGTTCCTCTCCGGGGTGCGCATCGTCAACGAGTACCAGAACGGCGTGGTGTTCCGGCTCGGGCGCTTCGTGGGCCTCAAGCGCGCCGGCTTCCGCTGGCTCATCCCCTTCGTGGAGCGCATGGTCATCATCGACCTGCGCACGGTGGCGCGCGACGTGCCCCCGCAGGACGTCATCACCCGCGACAACGTCAGCGTGAAGGTCAACGCCGTCGTCTACTTCCGCGTCATCCACGCCGACAAGGCCGTGCTCCAGGTGGAGGACTTCCTCTACGCCACCAGCCAGCTCGCCCAGACGACGCTGCGCGCGATTCTGGGCCAGGTGGAGCTGGACCAGCTCCTCAGCGAGAGAGACCGCGTCAACCGCGAAATCCAGAAGGTGCTCGACGCGCACACGGACCCGTGGGGCATCAAGGTCTCCAACGTCGAGGTGAAGCACATCGACCTGCCGGTGGAGATGCAGCGGGCGATTGCGCGTCAGGCCGAGGCCGAGCGCGAGCGCCGCGCGAAAATCATCGCCGCCGAAGGCGAGCATCAGGCCGCGGAGAAGCTCGCCATGGCCGCCGACGTGCTCAGCCGCAACCCGTCCTCGCTCCAGCTCCGCTACCTCCAGACGCTGGTGGAGATTACCGGCGGCGGCAACCACACCATCCTCCCCATCCCCCTGGACCTGCTGCGCATGGTGGGCATGCACCGGCCCGGAGTGGACACCTCGAGCGGAGAGCGCCGGGGCAACGGGTACGGCGCGGAGCAGGAGGAAGGGCCTCCCGCCGGCGGGCTGACGTGA
- a CDS encoding DUF2721 domain-containing protein, with protein MNGGSEGLDISSIRLIGTAVTPAVMVSACGIVATGLDNQIARMSARVRDMTREWRLLPEGHARRAVLREEVAILDRRHAILARAIGVTYAALLSFVVTSLLYLAKRHVDIPEMLPVLSFSLGVVLLGAMAVLALASLGLGRRAIALERQELFEEQPPPPR; from the coding sequence ATGAATGGCGGCTCGGAAGGCCTGGACATCTCCTCCATCCGGCTCATCGGCACGGCGGTGACGCCGGCGGTGATGGTGTCGGCCTGCGGAATCGTCGCGACGGGGTTGGACAACCAGATTGCGCGGATGTCGGCCCGCGTCCGGGACATGACGCGCGAGTGGCGGCTGCTGCCGGAGGGGCACGCGAGGCGCGCCGTGCTGCGCGAGGAGGTGGCCATCCTCGACCGGCGCCACGCCATCCTCGCGCGGGCCATCGGCGTCACCTACGCGGCGCTGCTGTCCTTCGTGGTGACGTCGCTGCTGTACCTCGCCAAGCGCCACGTGGACATTCCGGAGATGCTGCCGGTGCTGTCCTTCTCGCTGGGCGTGGTGCTGCTGGGGGCCATGGCGGTGCTCGCGCTCGCCTCGCTGGGACTGGGCCGGCGGGCGATTGCGCTGGAGCGGCAGGAGCTGTTCGAGGAGCAGCCCCCGCCGCCCCGCTGA
- a CDS encoding MerR family transcriptional regulator, protein MSTPKTQTEWKLAELAEAAGVSPRTVRYYVQRGLIPAPPFRGPDTVYGEEHLLRLKAIRVLQARFLPLDAIQVELQRLSPDELRGLASSDVTPTPPTYGPSTPGVIADRPMPPTPGVGSRPSVMARYQRWELAPGLELHVSEGADAKVRALAERVRALIEEFQERERS, encoded by the coding sequence GTGAGCACGCCCAAGACACAGACCGAATGGAAGTTGGCGGAGCTGGCCGAAGCGGCGGGCGTCTCGCCACGCACGGTGCGCTACTACGTCCAGCGGGGGCTGATACCCGCGCCGCCCTTCCGGGGCCCGGACACCGTGTATGGCGAGGAGCACCTGCTGCGGCTCAAGGCCATCCGCGTTCTACAGGCACGGTTCCTCCCCCTGGACGCCATCCAGGTGGAGCTGCAGCGCCTGTCACCGGACGAGCTGCGCGGACTCGCAAGCTCGGACGTCACACCGACGCCACCGACGTACGGGCCTTCGACGCCCGGCGTCATCGCCGACAGGCCCATGCCACCGACCCCGGGAGTGGGCTCGCGGCCGTCGGTGATGGCACGCTATCAGCGCTGGGAGCTGGCCCCTGGGCTGGAGCTGCACGTGTCGGAGGGGGCCGACGCGAAGGTTCGGGCGCTCGCGGAACGCGTGCGCGCCCTCATCGAAGAGTTCCAGGAAAGGGAGCGGTCATGA
- a CDS encoding VIT domain-containing protein, with translation MKTEQAGLYTSEGAQIPLQGVEVTGELLGGHARVRVRQRYRNDEKRPVEAIYTFPLPSDGTLSAFSMTCAGRRVEGVVKEREEAFRTYDDAVTAGHGAALLDQERPNVFTAQVGNLLPGEETVVEVEFLQAVTAEEGCVRWMLPTLVAPRYIPGTPSGDRTGHGGMDPTSRVPDADRITPPIGEVHYGLRMDLLVDLGREVVVESPSHTINVNRESGTRMRVGFSRGEVSLDRDLVLSLRSPDSSAVFTPLVTHRKGDAGPGTFALTVIPDLLAMASAPPKQEVVFMVDVSGSMDGESLPQAQAALRLCLRHLREGDRFNVIAFESSFRSFQPQPVPFTQRTLEEADRWVAALRATGGTELLAPMRAAVKTAPDGVVVLLTDGQVGNEDEILKAVLAERKTARVYSFGIGTNVSDALLRDMAKQTGGAVEFIHPGERIDDKVVAQFSRALAPRVTELEVSFDGVEGAELAPAELPPMVDGVPWTLFGRYPTPGTGKVTLRGRSGREPFALTVRVDFPAASDRPAVEKLWAAERIRNWESAQLTGRRAESMKKRIVELAVAHQIVTRYTSFVVVEERTAERRAAGQPETRVVPVNAPAGWAMFGTAKQEEAADVDGAATHSGVLRKQAAPPRHRGGPGGRPMSPPAAAPASGGAFAPPPAPSMQSASVGSIPPPPPAPAPMRAAASMPMKEQGRAAPAKKKGGFLAGLFGGGGASEEAEKRVRLGSLAQEPMPAEEYDMDTDDEGGLQHESFAAAEAPMPLEAEPVALTRDHGSGAEALLGRQLANGLWDGAGAGPEPVRQARATALALLELLREGITSSHPLHGAQVKKAVEALLALAASLTGEPQVAELALGVAWLVAAGPRTRGRIEQAAKPLSGLSGHLGNEVSLRQHVDALASR, from the coding sequence ATGAAGACGGAGCAGGCTGGGCTGTACACGAGCGAGGGCGCACAGATTCCCCTCCAGGGTGTCGAGGTTACCGGTGAGCTGCTGGGCGGACATGCGCGCGTGCGGGTGCGCCAGCGCTACCGCAACGACGAGAAGCGCCCGGTGGAGGCCATCTACACCTTCCCGCTGCCCTCGGACGGCACCCTCTCCGCCTTCTCCATGACGTGCGCCGGCCGCCGCGTGGAGGGCGTGGTGAAGGAGCGCGAGGAGGCCTTCCGCACCTACGACGACGCCGTCACCGCCGGCCATGGCGCCGCCCTCTTGGACCAGGAGCGCCCCAACGTCTTCACCGCGCAGGTGGGCAACCTGCTCCCCGGTGAGGAGACGGTGGTGGAGGTGGAGTTCCTCCAGGCCGTCACCGCCGAGGAGGGCTGTGTCCGGTGGATGCTGCCCACGCTGGTCGCCCCCCGCTACATCCCCGGCACTCCCTCGGGAGACCGCACCGGCCATGGCGGCATGGACCCGACCAGCCGCGTGCCCGACGCGGACCGGATTACGCCTCCCATCGGCGAGGTGCACTACGGCCTGCGCATGGACCTGCTGGTGGACCTGGGCCGCGAGGTGGTGGTGGAGAGCCCGTCGCACACCATCAACGTCAACCGTGAGAGCGGCACGCGGATGCGCGTGGGCTTCTCCCGCGGCGAGGTGTCGCTGGACCGTGATTTGGTGCTCAGCCTGCGCAGCCCGGACAGCAGCGCGGTGTTCACCCCGCTCGTCACGCACCGCAAGGGTGACGCGGGCCCGGGCACCTTCGCCCTCACGGTGATTCCGGACCTGCTGGCCATGGCGTCCGCGCCGCCGAAGCAGGAAGTCGTCTTCATGGTGGACGTCTCGGGCTCCATGGACGGCGAGAGCCTGCCCCAGGCCCAGGCCGCGCTGCGGCTGTGCCTGCGCCACCTGCGCGAGGGGGACCGCTTCAACGTCATCGCCTTCGAGAGCAGCTTCCGCTCCTTCCAGCCCCAGCCGGTGCCCTTCACCCAGCGCACGCTGGAAGAGGCGGACCGGTGGGTGGCCGCGCTGCGCGCCACCGGTGGCACGGAGCTGCTCGCGCCCATGCGGGCCGCGGTGAAGACGGCGCCGGACGGCGTGGTGGTGCTGCTGACGGACGGCCAGGTGGGCAACGAGGACGAAATCCTGAAGGCCGTGCTGGCCGAGCGGAAGACGGCGCGCGTGTACTCGTTCGGCATCGGCACCAACGTGAGCGACGCGCTGCTGCGGGACATGGCGAAGCAGACGGGCGGCGCGGTGGAGTTCATCCACCCGGGCGAGCGCATCGACGACAAGGTGGTGGCGCAGTTCTCCCGTGCCCTCGCGCCGCGCGTCACGGAGCTGGAGGTGAGCTTCGACGGGGTGGAGGGCGCGGAGCTGGCCCCGGCCGAGCTGCCGCCCATGGTGGACGGCGTGCCCTGGACGCTCTTCGGCCGCTACCCCACGCCGGGCACCGGCAAGGTGACGCTGCGGGGGCGCTCGGGCCGTGAGCCCTTCGCGCTCACCGTGCGCGTGGACTTCCCCGCCGCGTCGGACCGGCCGGCGGTGGAGAAGTTGTGGGCGGCGGAGCGCATCCGCAACTGGGAGTCCGCCCAGCTCACCGGCCGCCGCGCCGAGTCGATGAAGAAGCGCATCGTCGAGCTGGCCGTCGCGCATCAAATCGTCACCCGCTACACCTCCTTCGTCGTGGTGGAGGAGCGCACGGCGGAGCGCCGGGCGGCGGGCCAGCCGGAGACGCGCGTCGTCCCGGTGAACGCGCCGGCCGGCTGGGCCATGTTCGGCACCGCGAAGCAGGAGGAGGCCGCCGATGTGGACGGGGCCGCGACTCACTCGGGTGTCCTGCGCAAGCAGGCCGCGCCCCCGCGGCATCGGGGTGGGCCTGGTGGCCGGCCGATGAGTCCGCCCGCCGCGGCGCCCGCGTCGGGTGGGGCCTTCGCGCCTCCGCCCGCGCCCTCCATGCAGTCGGCGTCCGTCGGAAGCATCCCGCCTCCCCCTCCGGCTCCGGCGCCCATGCGGGCGGCGGCCTCCATGCCCATGAAGGAACAGGGCAGGGCGGCTCCGGCGAAGAAGAAGGGCGGTTTCCTCGCGGGCCTCTTCGGCGGCGGCGGCGCGTCCGAGGAAGCCGAGAAGCGCGTCCGGCTGGGGTCCCTGGCCCAGGAGCCCATGCCCGCCGAGGAGTACGACATGGACACGGACGACGAGGGAGGACTCCAGCACGAGTCCTTCGCGGCGGCCGAGGCCCCCATGCCGCTGGAGGCGGAGCCCGTGGCACTCACCCGGGACCACGGCTCGGGCGCGGAGGCGCTGCTGGGACGGCAGCTCGCCAACGGCCTGTGGGACGGCGCTGGCGCGGGGCCGGAGCCGGTGCGCCAGGCACGCGCCACGGCGTTGGCGCTGCTGGAGCTGCTGCGCGAGGGCATCACCAGCAGCCACCCGCTGCACGGCGCGCAGGTGAAGAAGGCCGTCGAGGCGCTGCTGGCACTCGCCGCCAGCCTCACCGGCGAGCCGCAGGTGGCGGAGCTGGCGCTGGGCGTGGCGTGGCTCGTCGCCGCGGGTCCGCGCACCCGCGGCCGCATCGAGCAGGCCGCGAAGCCGCTGTCCGGACTCAGCGGCCACCTGGGCAACGAAGTCTCACTGCGGCAGCACGTGGACGCCCTGGCGTCGCGCTGA
- a CDS encoding SDR family oxidoreductase, with protein MDASQGRVVLITGASSGIGRACAELLSARGHTVYATSRQPGADAPTAWKWLELDVTRDDSVQRAVDAVLAAEGRIDVVVNNAGYALAGALEDCSVEQARQQLDTNLLGVLRVCKAVLPSMRARKSGLFIHISSLGGAVGLPFQGLYSASKFALEGLTECLRIEVAPFGIEATLLQPGDVKTRLTENRVLASQAGPGSAYQVQFETALRTIEADERDGVPPEDVARRVLELLERGPVRVRYSVGKLVQRAALLAKWVLPSRTFEQLLMSLYGLSRS; from the coding sequence ATGGACGCATCCCAGGGCAGGGTCGTACTCATCACCGGCGCCTCATCTGGAATTGGTAGGGCCTGCGCGGAGCTGCTGAGCGCGCGCGGGCACACCGTCTACGCCACCAGCCGCCAGCCCGGAGCCGACGCACCAACGGCCTGGAAGTGGCTGGAGCTGGACGTCACCCGTGACGACTCGGTGCAGCGGGCGGTGGACGCGGTGCTGGCGGCGGAGGGCCGCATCGACGTGGTGGTGAACAACGCGGGCTATGCGTTGGCGGGCGCGCTGGAGGACTGCTCCGTCGAACAGGCGAGGCAGCAGCTCGACACCAACCTGCTGGGCGTGCTGCGCGTGTGCAAGGCGGTGCTGCCGTCCATGCGCGCGCGCAAGTCGGGCCTCTTCATCCACATCAGCTCGCTGGGCGGCGCGGTGGGGCTGCCCTTCCAGGGGCTCTACAGCGCCAGCAAGTTCGCGCTGGAGGGGCTGACGGAGTGCCTGCGTATAGAGGTGGCGCCCTTCGGAATCGAAGCCACCCTGCTGCAGCCCGGTGACGTGAAGACGCGCCTCACCGAGAACCGGGTGCTCGCGAGTCAGGCCGGCCCGGGCTCCGCGTACCAGGTCCAGTTCGAGACGGCGCTGCGCACCATCGAAGCCGACGAGCGCGACGGCGTGCCCCCGGAGGACGTGGCACGCAGGGTGCTGGAGCTGCTGGAGCGCGGGCCCGTGCGCGTGCGCTACTCGGTGGGCAAGCTGGTGCAGCGCGCGGCGTTGCTGGCGAAGTGGGTGCTGCCCTCGCGCACCTTCGAGCAGCTCCTCATGTCCCTCTACGGCCTGTCCCGGAGCTGA
- a CDS encoding S1C family serine protease → MPRVSLLLPLLCLALLISAPARAEDTSAFAARVKPSIVQLEVLGPSGQLVGSGTGFFISEDGLIATNEHVIDGAFEMRARLPDDSTRKVLGFLARSPERDVALVKLEGTGYPALPLAVDVKVQEGMKVLTVGNPFGLTLTVSEGIVSAVRPNGLPKEYQYSEASKHAMLQFTVHSAKGSSGSPILSEDGKVIAVLQGGMGVESNLVFGVPVDVVAQLKAGIAPGAAPRPFREFPMKGVVGSAVFFGLLVLMWAWSKRHEWRHAALQRKARKARAAVASIYEDRN, encoded by the coding sequence ATGCCCCGCGTCTCCCTGCTGCTCCCCCTGCTGTGCCTGGCCCTGCTCATCAGCGCGCCGGCCCGCGCGGAGGACACGTCCGCATTCGCGGCGCGGGTGAAGCCGTCCATCGTCCAGCTCGAGGTGCTGGGGCCTTCCGGCCAGCTGGTGGGCTCGGGGACGGGGTTCTTCATCTCCGAGGACGGGCTCATCGCCACCAATGAGCACGTCATCGACGGCGCCTTCGAGATGCGGGCCCGCCTGCCCGACGACAGCACGCGCAAGGTGCTCGGCTTCCTGGCGCGCAGCCCGGAGCGCGATGTCGCCTTGGTGAAGCTGGAGGGGACGGGCTACCCGGCGCTCCCGCTCGCCGTGGACGTGAAGGTGCAGGAGGGCATGAAGGTGCTGACGGTGGGCAACCCGTTCGGGCTCACCCTCACCGTGTCCGAGGGCATCGTCTCCGCCGTGCGGCCCAACGGGTTGCCGAAGGAGTACCAATACAGCGAGGCCTCGAAGCACGCGATGCTTCAGTTCACCGTGCACAGCGCCAAGGGTTCGAGCGGCTCGCCGATTCTCTCCGAGGACGGAAAGGTCATCGCCGTGCTGCAGGGAGGCATGGGCGTGGAGAGCAACCTCGTCTTCGGCGTCCCCGTGGACGTGGTAGCGCAGCTCAAGGCCGGCATCGCCCCGGGCGCCGCGCCCCGGCCCTTCCGGGAGTTCCCCATGAAGGGAGTGGTCGGCTCGGCGGTGTTCTTCGGACTGCTCGTGCTGATGTGGGCGTGGTCCAAGCGCCACGAGTGGCGTCACGCCGCCCTGCAGCGGAAGGCCCGCAAGGCGCGGGCCGCCGTCGCCTCCATCTACGAGGACCGGAACTGA
- a CDS encoding YkvA family protein produces MNIAGLRGMGTRFFSYVRDPRVSLWRKLAGVLAVVYFVSPIDALPDFIPVLGWLDDIGVLSAAAFFMVREVQRHRPGLASGGLPLDEEGQSRLPSSVRKSL; encoded by the coding sequence ATGAACATCGCAGGCCTTCGTGGCATGGGTACCCGCTTCTTCAGCTACGTGCGCGACCCGCGGGTGTCGCTCTGGCGGAAGCTCGCTGGCGTGCTGGCGGTGGTCTACTTCGTGTCGCCCATCGACGCGCTCCCGGACTTCATCCCGGTGCTCGGCTGGCTGGACGACATCGGCGTGCTCTCCGCCGCGGCGTTCTTCATGGTGCGCGAGGTGCAACGCCACCGGCCGGGTCTGGCCTCGGGCGGCCTGCCGTTGGACGAGGAGGGGCAGTCGCGCCTGCCTTCCAGCGTGCGCAAGTCCCTGTAG